The following DNA comes from Nocardioides panzhihuensis.
CGATGATCTGGTTCGACTGGCAGGTGGTGGCGAGCAGCGAGAGCACCTTCGCCGGCGTCTTCGCGGTGCTGGTCGGCGGCGTGATCGCGACTGCGACAGCCGCACTGCACGACCGAGGCCGGGAGGCGTTCGCCCGGGTATGGCGGCTCGCGGGCGGCGTACTCGTCCTGGGTGGCCTTTTCGTCGCCGCCATCCCGCAGGTCGGCGACCGCGAGCTGGCGTGGAGCCCGACCCTCGTCGTGGCGCTGGTGATCGCCGCGCTTCTCGCCGCCGTCGCGGTGGGGCGTACGCGAGGGTGGTCCCGGTGGGAGGTGCTGGCCTCGGCGCTCATCGTGCCGATCGGACTCGCACTGGTCGCCTGGGACCCGCAGGTGAGCGACCTCGGCTCCGTCTCGGGCGAGGCGTGGCTCTCCGCCTTCGTCAGCATCGCGGTCTACGTCGTCGTTGCCGGTGCGGTCGCCATCGACGGCTCCGTGCGCGACCATACGCTGCTCGTCGTGCTCGCCACCGGCGCGCTGGTCGTCTTCACGACCATGCAGAGCTTCGCGGTCTTCGCGCCGATCATGTCCGGCGCGACCCTGTTCCTGATGCTGGGAGTGCTCCTGCTCGCCACCGGATTCGTCTTCGACCGCGCCCGACGTGGCGTGGCCGCCAACCTCAGCGAGGCCCTCTCATGAACGCTCGTACCAAGGTGATGCTCGTCTGCTTCCTCAACCTCGGACTGGTCGGCCTCGCCGTCGCCGGCCAGCTCTCCGCACGTCTCACCGGCGACGAGATCCGGCTCCGCGTCGCCCCGGTCGATCCGATCGACCCGTTCCGTGGCGCCTATGTCGACCTCGCCTATACCGACATCACCGAACGTACGACTCACGAGACCGGGGATGCGTACGCCTCGCTGGCACGACGTGGCCAGGTCTGGGAGGCGACCAGCGTCTCGGTAGACCCGCCTGCCGAGGGACTGTTCCTGAAGTGCCACGACGACGGCTCGCGGCTCGCCTGCGGCATCGAGAGCTTCTTCGTCCCGCAGGATCGGGCCAAGGAGATCGAGGGCGACGTCGGCCGCGGCGATGCGATCGCGGTGGTGAAGGTCGACTCCCGCGGCAACGCGGCGCTCGTCTCGGTCCGGACGCACTGACAGAGACCCGGCTAACGATGGGCCTCGTCGGTCGCCGGCGCCTGAGCCGGCATGGAGACCAAAGCTGAGACAGGTGCGGCGATCCCCCATTCGTACATCGCATCCAGCACCGGACGCAGCTGCCAGCCGAGCGGAGTCAGCTCATAGACCACCCGCGGCGGGATCTCGGCATACGCGGTGCGGGTCACGATGCCGCGAGCCTCGAAAAGGCGCAGTCGGTTGGTCAGCGTATGGGCACTGATCCCGGGAAGCGCGGTTCGCAGCTCACCGAACCGGTGCGGGCCATGCATGAGCTCCCGGACGATGAGCGTCGCCCACGGACCGTCGAACAGCATCAGGAAACGCGACACACCACACTCGGGAAGCTCAGGAAGGTCGACATCTGACATTTCTTCACCCTAGCCCAATAGTGCAGTTGACGTAACTGGTGCACCATATGCACCAATAGGTCCATGACCTACATCATCCATGGCGCCACCGGCGCCCAGGGCTCCCCTGTCCTCGCCGCGATGCTCGCCGCCGGGAACCCGGCCGTGGCTGCCGTACGCACCTTGGACGCCGTAAACGACGGCGTCGCCTCGGTTGCCGTCGACCTCGCCGATGCCGGCTCCCTCGCCGAGGCGTACGCCGGCGCGGACGGGGTGTTCGTCCATCTGCCGATGGGGCCGCCGGAGCAGTCCCTGCAGTACGTCGAGGCGATCGCCACCGCGGTCGCCAAAGCAAAGCCGGCCCGCGTGGTGATCTCCACCAGCGGCCAGATCGTGGACCAGCCCGGCTCGCCCCTGCAAGCCAACGACGACAGCCCGATCGCCACCCTCATTCGCCGCGTCGGCGACACCGGCGTCTCGACCGCCGTCGTCGCCACCCGGCTCTACCTGGAGAATCTGCTCCTGCCCGTCGTCTCCGGCTCCGCGACGCTCGACGGCGTCCTCCGCTATCCCCTCCCGACCGCGTTCGCGACGTCCTGGATCTCGCACAGCGACGTCGCCGAGGTCGTAGTCCGGCTCCTCACCGACCACTCCACCACAGGCATCGTCGCCGTCGGCGCCCATCCCGGACTCACTGGTCCCGACCTGGCCGCAGCCTTCGCCGGACGGCTCGGCCGCGACGTGACCTACGAGGCGATCACACCCGAGGCGTTCGGCGAGCTGATCTCCCCGCTCTTCGGACCGGAGGCCAGCGGCCCTGTCGTCGACCTCTACCAAGCCCTCAACACCCAGGAACGAAACACCATCGCCCCCGACAACAGCGCTCAAAGCCTTCTCGGCATCTCGCCGCGGTCCGTCGAGGACTGGCTCGCCAACGTACCTTTCTGAGACATCAGAACCACATGGACACGCATTTCGCCCGAGTGCGAACTTGGTGCGGCTCGCCGCATGGACGACCACGTCGGTTGCGATCAAGTAGCTGCTGGGTGGCCGACCGGGATCAAACGCCCTTCTCTCTGAAAACCTCGGAGAGCGGGTCTGCCTCGAAGTAGTCCGTCTTGATCTTCAGCCACTCACCGTTGACGACCATGTCTTCGATGACCCTGTCGATCCGCTCCTTGCGCGGATCGCCCTCACGCACCACGAACGCGATCGGGGCCTCCTCGGCCTGGTAGACGATCGGCTGCGCCAGCCGGATAGGCGCACGCTTGAGAATGGAGGCGGCGTACGGAGCGCCGTAGAAGAACGCATCGACCTCGCCCCTCCCCAGCGATCCGACCGCGGCGGCCGCGTCCCTGGCCCTGATGATGTTGACGTCCTCGTACTGCTCTTCGAGGAAACGCTCGTGGATGGTGCCGTCGACGACGGCGACGTTCTTCCCGTCGACATCGCGACGGCTTCGGATGCTCGACCCCTCGGCGGCAAGAAAGGACACATAGGTCACGAAGTATGGAGTGCTGAAGTCGAACTCCCGCTCCCCCTCCGGCGTCTTGGTGACCTGCGCGCCAATCATGTCGATCTTGCCCGATCGCAGTGCAGGGTAGAGCTGACGGAACTCCATCTCCACGAACTCCGGATCGACACCCATGCCCTCGGCAACGCTGCGCGCCATCTGATAGTCGAAGCCCTTGGTCACGCCGTCGGTCTTGTAGTACGCCGGCTCGCCGCTTCCGACGCCGATCCGGAGCGTGCCTCCGACCGAGGCGCTCGCCGTGTCGTTTGCGGATGGAGCCGGCCCTGAGGACTGACCGCTGAAGACGATGGCACCTAGAAGCACCACGGCACCTGCGACGACGAACTTGGTCTGGTTCATGGGAGGGGGATCCTGTTCCAGTGCTGGAGAGCCCAACCCGCACGAGTACGCCGAGAATGGGCCTCGTTGTGATGATGTGGCCGTTTTGTTGCCAAATCAAACCGGGGACCACACCCCTGCGTCCAGGGGCGGCATGCGGCAGTGAAACGCGGAGGCAAGATCCAACCGCGACATATGACGCAAATCACGAGCCCTTGTCCGCATCACGGAACTAAGCGCAGCAATTCGAAACCAAACGACTGATACGCGGCGCCTATGACTCCGTCACCGATCACAGCCCAGAATCCTCGCGATTCGGGCATGTGCCCGCCGAGCGTGTGCCACGCCAATCCCGGATTCTCGGCACGCAGCGCGGAGAGCGCCGCGGCAGTCAGACCTGTGCCGATACTCCTCATGTGTCCACGGTTGCTCCACCCAGCCAAGCCGCCAACGAGGGCAGACCTGGTAGTCCACCGCGAACACTTCATCGCCGCCAATCCACGCCGCCCGCGTATCCAGAGCTGAGGGCGTTGGAACTGGTCTCAACCACGTGCCGAGTTCGCCATGCCGTCGAACCTATTCAGCTGGGTTTCGGGTATGTGGTCTCGGGTCAGTCGACGGAAACGAATGTTGATTCAGCAATCTCAACTGCAGCATCAGCGCGAACCGCGCCTCCG
Coding sequences within:
- a CDS encoding GDYXXLXY domain-containing protein produces the protein MNARTKVMLVCFLNLGLVGLAVAGQLSARLTGDEIRLRVAPVDPIDPFRGAYVDLAYTDITERTTHETGDAYASLARRGQVWEATSVSVDPPAEGLFLKCHDDGSRLACGIESFFVPQDRAKEIEGDVGRGDAIAVVKVDSRGNAALVSVRTH
- a CDS encoding SDR family oxidoreductase, whose translation is MTYIIHGATGAQGSPVLAAMLAAGNPAVAAVRTLDAVNDGVASVAVDLADAGSLAEAYAGADGVFVHLPMGPPEQSLQYVEAIATAVAKAKPARVVISTSGQIVDQPGSPLQANDDSPIATLIRRVGDTGVSTAVVATRLYLENLLLPVVSGSATLDGVLRYPLPTAFATSWISHSDVAEVVVRLLTDHSTTGIVAVGAHPGLTGPDLAAAFAGRLGRDVTYEAITPEAFGELISPLFGPEASGPVVDLYQALNTQERNTIAPDNSAQSLLGISPRSVEDWLANVPF
- a CDS encoding winged helix-turn-helix transcriptional regulator, which produces MSDVDLPELPECGVSRFLMLFDGPWATLIVRELMHGPHRFGELRTALPGISAHTLTNRLRLFEARGIVTRTAYAEIPPRVVYELTPLGWQLRPVLDAMYEWGIAAPVSALVSMPAQAPATDEAHR
- a CDS encoding substrate-binding periplasmic protein, with protein sequence MNQTKFVVAGAVVLLGAIVFSGQSSGPAPSANDTASASVGGTLRIGVGSGEPAYYKTDGVTKGFDYQMARSVAEGMGVDPEFVEMEFRQLYPALRSGKIDMIGAQVTKTPEGEREFDFSTPYFVTYVSFLAAEGSSIRSRRDVDGKNVAVVDGTIHERFLEEQYEDVNIIRARDAAAAVGSLGRGEVDAFFYGAPYAASILKRAPIRLAQPIVYQAEEAPIAFVVREGDPRKERIDRVIEDMVVNGEWLKIKTDYFEADPLSEVFREKGV
- a CDS encoding DUF2157 domain-containing protein, with the translated sequence METGARPVAPKRLDWLHDETARWVGEGLLTEHTAERIKAQYVASHTSSLTRVISYLGGAFLGVGLVWLVATNLDALSPLVRFAGIVVIWLAFTAAAEVPTLPGPLRGAFRGIAALGFGGVIFQAAQSLQVPAYEPSLVGLWGLGALLYAYASAGVAPLVVGIVTTMIWFDWQVVASSESTFAGVFAVLVGGVIATATAALHDRGREAFARVWRLAGGVLVLGGLFVAAIPQVGDRELAWSPTLVVALVIAALLAAVAVGRTRGWSRWEVLASALIVPIGLALVAWDPQVSDLGSVSGEAWLSAFVSIAVYVVVAGAVAIDGSVRDHTLLVVLATGALVVFTTMQSFAVFAPIMSGATLFLMLGVLLLATGFVFDRARRGVAANLSEALS